Genomic window (Candidatus Zixiibacteriota bacterium):
TCTCTCGCAATTAATGGAGACAAAAAAGCAGAAGAAAAATTATTCCACCAATTATCTGACAGATTTTACTATTTTATTCGACAAAGGGTAGGTAGTAAAGATGATAATGAAGAAATAGTCCAGGATGCCTTGACGACGATAGCCGAACAATATAAGAATATTAAATTTCACGTCAGTTTTTCGGCTTGGGCATATCGAGTACTTGAGAATAAACTTAACAGTTTTTATCGTCGCAAATACGGGTGGTCCGAAAAGAGGGCAGAGTTGCATGAATTGGGCTTAATTAAAGAAAATTGGATTCCCGATTTGAACATCATTCGTCGATTATTAAAATGTTTGAAGAAAGTCAGTAAGGCGAATATAAAGTATTCAAGAGTACTCAATCTTCATTATCAGGGTTATACGGTGAAAGAAATCGGTAAAACATTAACGATATCTGACAATGCTGTTTATTTGGTTTTATCAAGAGCAAGAAAGGCATTACTTGAATGTCTGGCAAAAGAGGAAATGTCTGATGTCTAAATGTATTGAAAAGCGTTTTGAAAATCTCATCCATGCCTATGAAATGGGTATGCTGACGAGTAAGCAACGACGGGAAGTTGAGCTTCATCTCATGGTTTGTCAGTGTTGTATGAACTCAGTTCTAAAATTTGAAGAATTTACCAATCATCTGGATCATGATGAATCTGTTCGTAAACAAATAAAGGAATTATCGCTGGCATCCGAATCGGCATATAAGTCGGAATCCACAAGTACAGGCAAAGAGACCTTGAGTCGAGGCACTTGGAAGCGTGTTATTCCGGTGTTTTTGGTCATAGCCATAATCCTATTTTTATTGTTCAAGCCGTGGACTTTAGAATTCCAGCCAACAAAAGAAGCAAAGGCAAGTGACAATTCTCTGGTAGTACTCTATATCAAAAATATAGCAGAACCGGATGATCCGGAAAATTTAGGCAAAATCGCAATGAATTTGCTGATATCCGATTTAGCCGAGTCGCAGTACCTGCAGGTAGTTTCCACACAACATTTATCTGAAATATTAACACAAATAGGAAAAAAGGATTCAGAAGCAATTGGAGAAGAATTAGCTGCCGAAGTGGCAAAAAAAGCTAATTCCAGATGGATGTTAACGGGCAACATTCTCCAAACGGAACCGCAAATAATTATATCGGTGCAAATTGTAGATGCGGAATCAGGTCATATACTTAGTTCTCGAAAAATCGAGGGATCAATTGACGACGACATATTCAAACTGGTTGATAAACTCACGGCGGTAATTAAAAATGATCTACCATTATTACCTGATGCTATCAATGAACCGGATCCTCAGATTGCCAGTATTACTACGAATTCCCAGAAGGCTTACTTTT
Coding sequences:
- a CDS encoding RNA polymerase sigma factor, which translates into the protein MNINELHSLAINGDKKAEEKLFHQLSDRFYYFIRQRVGSKDDNEEIVQDALTTIAEQYKNIKFHVSFSAWAYRVLENKLNSFYRRKYGWSEKRAELHELGLIKENWIPDLNIIRRLLKCLKKVSKANIKYSRVLNLHYQGYTVKEIGKTLTISDNAVYLVLSRARKALLECLAKEEMSDV